The DNA window ACCGGCGGCAGCCACTTCCGGTGCTCGTTGCCCATCGCGGTAGAAGTCACCGAGGGAGGCGTCGAGTAGTTCGTCGCGCTCCAACGGGGTCGATTTCGGGAGGTAGACGGCGCTCAAATTGGCGAGCAGGTACGGGAGCGCCGAGATGTTCTCCACCGAGGGTTCGACGTACATCGCCAGATGCCACTCGGGGAGGTCGTCGTCGATTCGCGCGAAATCGAGGAGGTCGTACTCGACGAACTGCTCACCCGGGGTGGCCTCGTAGGTCGCCGCCGCGTCGATGTCGAGTTCGTCCAACAGGGATAGTTCCGCGAGGTCCCAACTGTGCGGCCCGGCGTTCCGAACGAGACAGTCCAAAAAGAATACCCGTCGAAGCATATCCGCGACCTCGGTTTGATACGACGGAAGCGAACTGAAGTGATACGTGAAGTTGGTTTCCGGCACCGAGAGCATCGGTGCATCGCGCTCCTCGACGTGAACGTCCGCTTGCAAATAGAAGGCGAGCGGTGCGGTGACGAACGCCGTCGCCAAGTCGTCGGGAATCCGCATCTCGATTCCACTGTCCTTTCTCTCCTCGCGCACCGGGTCCGGGATGTGTAACTCCTCGCCGACTTCGAACCGCGGCGGATGTCCGCGGAGGGTCGGATACGACCTGTCCGGGCCGGTCGTCTTGTGCGACGAAGCGGCGTACGAAATCGCGGTCGCTACCCCCTCGACGGTCGGCGGGACGGTTATCGTATCGACGGGAACTTCGTGATGGCTCCGAAAGCCGAGCGTAATCGGAATCCGCTCGTGGAAATCGATGATTAACGTCTCAAAATCGTCAGTTTTGTAGACTCTTGCTGGGCCAGAAAATCGGAGATACGTCTTGATGTTCCCGTGAATATTTGCGAGGTACTCTCCCGTGGAAAGCTCGAGGGGTTCGGTGTCGTTACCGTGTTTGTACTGCTCCCCCGTCTCGACGTTCGTGATGTTTACCAAACTCGGAGGAAAGGAAAGTCGGGACGCACGACCGGAGACCGATACGTCTATCGGACGGTCGATAGCTTTCGCTCCGCCACCGGATTCCCAATCGGACGCACCGATGGTAACGCCGGTTTTCGTCCGGTCGAACGCACGAACCCCTGTTTCCGTCTCCTCCCATTCGATCATACCGGTAATAGAATCGTTATCTCACTGTTAGTTTATATTTCTGTCGGGGATGTATCCGTACTGTGCGAAAGGTACACTTATACTCCGTCGTGTCCGGGTGTTTCACATGGAGTACGACCACATCCGGGCGGTCGACCCGGACGTCGCAGACGCCCTCGAAGCGGAAGTCGAGCGCGAACGCGACACACTAGAGATGATCGCTAGCGAAAACTTCGTCAGCGAGGCGGTGCTCGAAGCACAGGGGAGCACCCTGACGAACAAGTATGCGGAAGGCTATCCCGGCGAGCGCTACTACGGCGGTTGTGAGCACATCGATACGGTCGAGAGCCTCGCCATCGAGCGTGCGAAGGAACTCTGGGGGGCGGAGCACGTCAACGTCCAACCGCACAGCGGGTCGCAAGCGAACATGGGCGTCTACCTCGCCGTCCTCGAACCCGGCGACAAAATCCTCTCGCTCGACCTGACCCACGGGGGGCACCTGAGCCACGGTCACAAGGTGAACTTCGCCGGAAAGCTCTACGAGGTAGAACAGTACAAAGTGGACCCGGAAACGGGCTACCTCGACTACGACGAGATATACGAGCACGCGGTCGAGTTCGAACCCGACATCATCGTCTCCGGCTACTCCGCGTACCCGCGGCAGGTCGAATGGGAGCGGATTCAGGAGGCCGCGGACGCGGCGGACGCGTACCACCTCGCGGACATCGCCCACATCACCGGTCTCGTGGCGGCGGGCGAACACCCGTCCCCGGTCGGCGTGGCCGATTTCGTCACCGGGTCGACGCACAAGACCATCCGCTCTGGTCGCGGCGGCATCATCATGTGCGACGAGGAGTACGCGGATGCCGTCGATTCGGCGGTCATCCCCGGTATGCAGGGCGGTCCGCTCATGCACAACATCGCGGGCAAGGCGGTCGGATTCAAGGAGGCGCTCGACCCCGAGTTCGAAGAGTACGCCGCCCAGACCGTCGAGAACGCGAAGGTACTGGCCGAGACGTTCCAGAACCACGGCTTCGGCCTCGTCTCCGGCGGCACGGATACCCACCTCGTACTCGTGGACCTGCGCGAATCCCACGAGGACGTGACCGGGAAGGACGCCGAGGAAGCGCTCGAAGACGTCGGCATCGTCCTCAACGCCAACACGGTTCCGGGCGAGACGCGCTCGCCCTTCGTCGCCAGCGGCATCCGCGCCGGGACGCCCGCGCTGACGACCCGCGGCTTCGACGCCGACGACATCGAACGCGTCGGCGACCTCATCGCGCGCACAATCAATCATATAGACGACGATGACGTGAAAGCGGAAGTCGCCGAAGAAGTGCAGGCGCTTTGCGACGAGAACCCGCTCTACGAGTAACGCGACTCCCGAAGGACGATTTGCGGCTCTCGGCCGTTTCTTTTTCCCGAGCGACACATCTAATTCGACACGCCGTGAGGTTCGACCATGCCAGAACAACTTGCAGGCTTCAAAAGTGCCGACATCGTGTTCACCGACGGGACCTCCCTCGCCGACGTGACCGTCGCCATCTACCCGGGGTGGATTCGAATCCAGACCGAGACGGCGAACCAGTTCCATCCGCGCGAGCAGGTGGACCGGGTTCAATCGACTCGGTGACATACCGATGCCCGACGATTCGGACGTTCTTCGGATGACCGTACGCGTAGAAGACGAGAGCGTCGAATACGTCGAACGTGATGACGTAGTTCGCTTTCCGCGTGTTCGCACCGGCGATGAAGTACTGGAGTACGGCACGATGTCGGTCGAAAGATGGGTCGAATTTCGGGCTACCGAGGCCGCGAAGGATGCCGTCAGAGAGGAACTGGAGAAGCGAGTGAATGGGAAGATTTCCGGAGTCGCTATCGGGGTCGGTTCTACCGATGACGGCGCTACGACGGCCGTGAAAATGTACCACCAACGATGGCGGAACACCGACGGCACCGTTACGGAACCGTCGGTTTCGTTCGACCGGTTGAAAGAACTCACGCCGGAGAAAATCGACGTAACCGCGAAATACCGCGACGAAACGGATTCGTGTTCGGTTCCTGTCGAAATGGACAGCGAGGAAGCGGAGTTCCTCTGACACCAATAGACACAATCGTGCATATATTCGGATTTTAAATCCCAGAAATACGCACGAACCCGAATGTTGAAGGGGCTTCGAGTCGCATTCTTCGACAATGACGGACATCATCGACGGACGCGCGGTGGCGGAGGGCATTCGAACGGACCTCGGCGAGAGCATCCAGACGCTGAAGGACGAGGGTGTGACGCCGGGATTGGCGACGGTCCTCATGAGCGACGACCCCGCGAGCGAGACGTACGTCTCGATGAAACAGCGCGACTGCGAGGAGGTCGGCATCAACGGAATTCACATCGAAATCGACCCCGAGGCACCGGCCGAGGAGCTGTACGAAACCATCGACGACCTGAACGAGGACCCCGAGGTACACGGCATCCTCGTCCAGATGCCCGTTCCCGACCACGTTGATTCACAGCAGGTCCTCCGCGCCATCGACCCGAAAAAGGACGCGGACGGCTTCCACCCGGAGAACGTCGGCATGCTCGTGGCGGGCCACCCGCGCTTCAAACCCTGCACGCCCCACGGCGTCCAGAAACTCCTCGAATCGGTGGACGTGGACCCGGAGGGCAAGGACGTCGTTATCGTCGGCCGGTCGAACATCGTCGGCAAACCGCTGGCGAACCTCCTCATTCAGAAAGCCGAGGGTGGCAACGCGACTGTGACGGTGTGCCACTCGCGCACCGACGACCTCGCCGCGAAGACCCGCGATGCGGATGTCGTCGTCGCGGCCTGCGGCGTCCCCGAACTCATCGACGGGTCGATGCTCTCCGACGGCGTGACCGTCATCGACGTTGGCGTCAACCGCGTGGATGCGGATAACGAGAAGGGCTACGAACTCGTCGGCGACGTGGACTTCGACAGTGCGAAGGAGAAAGCGAGCGCGATAACGCCCGTTCCGGGCGGCGTCGGCCCGATGACGCGTGCGATGTTGCTCTACAACACGGTGAAAGCCGCCGGAGAACAGGCGGACGTCGAAGTCGAACTTCCTTAGTCGTCGAAGTACCGGCCCGACTACGCCAATCGAGACAGCGTGTCCCGACTGCTCGCGAGGGCGTCCATATCGTCCTCGTCGAAATACCGCGCCAAGTCGCGCGCCGCCGAGACGAGCGCCTCGGCGGTGTCGATATCGACTCCGCCTTCGAGCGCCTGTGCGCGACGGACGTGTTCACCCAAGGTTTCGAGCGTGTTCCGTCCCTCGCGGTCCACGTCGTGTTCTCTCGCCCACTCGCCCATCTCACCGTGGTATTCTTTGAGCGATTCCGCGTCCGCCAGCCCTCGCACCTCGTAAATCGACTCCGGGAGGTCGCGGGCGTCCGGGCGTTCACCCTCGTCGGCACCGCGGAGGAGCGAGAAAAAGTATATTTCCTCGTCGTCGGTCATCCGCATCGACCGGCTGAACAGTTGTCCGGCGTGTCGGAGCTCGTTCGCCGCGAGGTAGGTGTCGTCGAGCGGGAGGAGTTCGCCCCCGCTGATGAATCCGCGCTTTCTGACGTACTCGCCCGCCTCGTCGGCCGCCCTGTTTGCGACCTCGCGCGCCGGTTCCCGGTCCAGCGCGTCGCGTATCTCGGCCAGTTCGAGGGTCGCCGGACTGTCGGTGTGTTGCATCCTGTTTTCGTCCAATCCGACGCTCTGCATGCTCTCGCAGTTCGGACAGGCGACGCTCCCCGTCTCGTAGTACGACCACTGGGTCCCGCAGTTTTTACACTCGCGGGTTCCGCGGACTTTCATGTCCACCGATTGCGCTTCCGGGGTGAAAACTCTCACGCGCGACCCACCGCTCCCCTGACTTCGGCTTCCACCGACTTCGCCACCCCGTGGATTTATCAGCGGCGGCGAACTACGTGCAATCACCATGTCGAGTGAAACTCGCTCGGAGGATAGAGTAAGTCGCCCCGTCGCGGCTGGTCGAGAAATTCTCGGCCGCACGTACTGCTGATTCTGCGGAGTGTTCGGACAGGTCGAACGAGTCGCCCGTTTCCGGAGAGACGACAGTCTCTGCCGAGAGCACGGACGACGGCGTGTCGCTGACCGTTTTCGGAGAGAAACACGACCTCTCCAGACGCGAGGCCGACCAGTTACGCGAGGCGCTCGGTCAGGCGCTGACCGAACGCCGCGAGTTCTTCCGCACGGCCGGGGAGCACCGCGACGACGGGAGCTACGTCGTCTCGCGTCGCGGTGCCGACTCCGCCGGGCACCGAAAGGTGTTCGAACGGTTCGACGCGCTGGTGGACCTGTACGAGCGACTTCCGGGGACGTTCACGGCCGAGACGGTGGGCGAACGGGGACTGACCGGCGGACGACGGCACATACTCGTTCATCACCTCACCGAACATCCCGACTTCGACTGCGAACTCGTCTCCCGGCAACCGCTCACGGCGCGAAAGGAGAGCGATACCGGCGACGGAAGGACGAACCCTCCCGAGGAGGACGAAGTGGAGAACTGAGTTACCGGGTGGTGAACGCTTTTCGGGATGGACTGCTTCGTCCCGCGTATGTCACGACAATCAGCGCCGCGACCATCCACGTTCTCCATCGTCGCACGCGACCCGGAACAGGACGCCGTCGGCGTCGCCGTCCAATCGAAGTTCGTCAGCGTCGGGAGCGTCGTCCCGTTCGTCAGCGCGGACGCGGGTGCCGTCGCCACCCAAAGCTTCGCCAACGTCGCGTACGGCCCGGACGGACACGACCTCCTCCGACGGGGGAAGTCCGCGAAGGAGGTCGTGATGGAACTCACCGGCGCGGACCCGGAGTTCGAGTCGCGGCAACTCGGCGTCGTGAAATCGCCGGTTGCCATGCGAGACCAGGGTATCGACGACGCGGGGGAGGAGGGTGAAACCATCGCGGCGTTCACGGGCGCGGACTGTTTCGACTACGCGGGCGACATCCAAGGCGAGCACTACACCGTCCAGGGAAACATCCTCGAAAACCGCGAGACGCTCGAAGCGATGGCGGACGCCTTCGAGGAAACCGAAGGCGGCCTCCCCGAACGGCTCATCGCCGCGCTCCACGCGGGCAACGACGCCGGTGGCGACAAACGCGGCGAGCAGAGCGCCGCGCTGTACATCGCCAAACCCCAAGGCGGGTACGAGGGACGCAACGACCGTTGGGTGGACGTGCGCGTGGACGACCACGAGACGCCCATCGACGAACTGGAGCGCGTGTTCAAAATCTACGACGTGACCCTGCTGGAGCGCGAGGAACCCGACGAAACGCGGGATTTGAGCGACGGCACGGCGGAACAGGTGGCCGAAACCCTCGCCGACCTCGGCTTTTTCGACGGCACACCCTCGGGGACGTTCGACGACGACGAACGCGACGCCCTCGAAGACTTCCGGGGGATGAACAACTTCGAGAATCACTCGATTCCCGTGCTGGAGGACGCGCTCGCCCGAGGGTGGGACGACGCCGACGGGGACGGCGAGGAGCGGATGGTCGATGCCATCTGGCACGGCCTGTCCCGACTCGACAGAAAATAGCGCGACGAAACCGGGTGGCGGCGTTTCGACCGACGACCGTTATCGCGCCGACACGCATAACCGACAGAACCACGAAACGACGCGATATGCGCGACGAAGAAGAGATCCGCGAGCAGTACGAGTTCCTCAAAGAACAGCTCGAAAGCGACGATATGAACCACCAAGGAATCCGAGAGATGTTTACGCACTACAAGCGGGCGTTGGGGTGGACGCTGGAAGAGGAGTACATCTAACTTTTTTCCATCCGGTTGACGGCAGTTATCGAAATCGTTACCTTTAAGTCATTACGCCGTATTGTTGCAGTTGACGCTTCGCTTTGGAGGGCCGAAGCGTCAGCGGGGACCAATTCAGGGCGGCAAGCGGTACGCGGGGTCTTTTCGCCCCCGCGTGTTCCGCTTTCCTTTCGAAAACAAACTCGCAAGCGACTGCTTCGTACAGACCACAGATACCAACGACCAGTCATTTCTCTCGTTCGACCGGAAACAGAGACCGACACCGAACCGCGCGCCGCGGGCGGACGAAAACGAACGCCGAATCGTAGCGCTCAGACGACGGTCAGCGTTTCGGTCATATCGCCGACCGAAAGCTGATACTCGCCCGTATCGACGACCAGTTCGCCGCGGGAGAACACGTCGCCGAGGACGGTGGCGAGCGGGAGCACCGTCGAACGAATATCGACGCGAGTCGTCTCGCCCGCGTCGAGGGAAACGCGCTCGAAGCCGACGACGACCTGCTGTGGGTAGAGCACCTCGCCGTGCTCGCGGGTGCCGTAGACCGGGACGACGGTTTCGCCCGCCCTATCGCCCGTGTTGTGCACCGAGACGGAGACGGTTAGCTCGTCCGTCGCCGCCTTTTGCGGAAGCTTCGGCGGGCGGACTTCGAGGTTGCCGTACTCGAACTCGGTGTAGCTCATGCCGTGGCCGAACGGGAACAGCGGCGTCTCGTGTGATTGCGGCGGTTCCGTATTGCCCTCCTCGTTGAACTCGTCGGGCGGGAAGTTGTTATGGAGGTTGAGCAGTTGACCGGTTCCCTTCGGCCACGTGAACGGTAATCGGCCGCTCGGATTGGCGTCGCCGAACAGGGTGGCGGCGACCGCCGGTCCCGCCGCGGTTCCGGGCAGATACGCCATCAACGACGCCGAGAGGTGGTCGAACACCGACGTGCCGCGCGGCCGACCGGCCATGATGACGCCCACCGTCGGCGTTCCCGTCTCCGCCACCGTCTCGACCAGTCGCCGTTGTGCGTCCGGGAGGGCGAGCGTGTCCGTGTCGCCCTGCTCTTCCGCGTACGGTCCCTCGCCGAGGACGGCGACGACCACATCGGCACACTCCGCCGCCGCGCGGACGTCGTCTTCGTTCGATAACTCGTGCAGTCCGGTGGGGACGTGCGTGACCGACGTGGAACCGGGTGCCGCCTCGGAGATGCCGTCGAGAACGGTGGTCGCGGGTGGCTCGATGTCGCCGACGCCCTGCCATCCGAGCGACCAACCGCCCATCTGGTTCGCCACGCTGTCGGCGCTCGGTCCGGTG is part of the Haladaptatus paucihalophilus DX253 genome and encodes:
- the glyA gene encoding serine hydroxymethyltransferase, with amino-acid sequence MEYDHIRAVDPDVADALEAEVERERDTLEMIASENFVSEAVLEAQGSTLTNKYAEGYPGERYYGGCEHIDTVESLAIERAKELWGAEHVNVQPHSGSQANMGVYLAVLEPGDKILSLDLTHGGHLSHGHKVNFAGKLYEVEQYKVDPETGYLDYDEIYEHAVEFEPDIIVSGYSAYPRQVEWERIQEAADAADAYHLADIAHITGLVAAGEHPSPVGVADFVTGSTHKTIRSGRGGIIMCDEEYADAVDSAVIPGMQGGPLMHNIAGKAVGFKEALDPEFEEYAAQTVENAKVLAETFQNHGFGLVSGGTDTHLVLVDLRESHEDVTGKDAEEALEDVGIVLNANTVPGETRSPFVASGIRAGTPALTTRGFDADDIERVGDLIARTINHIDDDDVKAEVAEEVQALCDENPLYE
- a CDS encoding bifunctional methylenetetrahydrofolate dehydrogenase/methenyltetrahydrofolate cyclohydrolase, with protein sequence MTDIIDGRAVAEGIRTDLGESIQTLKDEGVTPGLATVLMSDDPASETYVSMKQRDCEEVGINGIHIEIDPEAPAEELYETIDDLNEDPEVHGILVQMPVPDHVDSQQVLRAIDPKKDADGFHPENVGMLVAGHPRFKPCTPHGVQKLLESVDVDPEGKDVVIVGRSNIVGKPLANLLIQKAEGGNATVTVCHSRTDDLAAKTRDADVVVAACGVPELIDGSMLSDGVTVIDVGVNRVDADNEKGYELVGDVDFDSAKEKASAITPVPGGVGPMTRAMLLYNTVKAAGEQADVEVELP
- a CDS encoding DUF7117 family protein encodes the protein MVIARSSPPLINPRGGEVGGSRSQGSGGSRVRVFTPEAQSVDMKVRGTRECKNCGTQWSYYETGSVACPNCESMQSVGLDENRMQHTDSPATLELAEIRDALDREPAREVANRAADEAGEYVRKRGFISGGELLPLDDTYLAANELRHAGQLFSRSMRMTDDEEIYFFSLLRGADEGERPDARDLPESIYEVRGLADAESLKEYHGEMGEWAREHDVDREGRNTLETLGEHVRRAQALEGGVDIDTAEALVSAARDLARYFDEDDMDALASSRDTLSRLA
- a CDS encoding DUF7528 family protein, which translates into the protein MSLTVFGEKHDLSRREADQLREALGQALTERREFFRTAGEHRDDGSYVVSRRGADSAGHRKVFERFDALVDLYERLPGTFTAETVGERGLTGGRRHILVHHLTEHPDFDCELVSRQPLTARKESDTGDGRTNPPEEDEVEN
- a CDS encoding DUF1028 domain-containing protein, which produces MSRQSAPRPSTFSIVARDPEQDAVGVAVQSKFVSVGSVVPFVSADAGAVATQSFANVAYGPDGHDLLRRGKSAKEVVMELTGADPEFESRQLGVVKSPVAMRDQGIDDAGEEGETIAAFTGADCFDYAGDIQGEHYTVQGNILENRETLEAMADAFEETEGGLPERLIAALHAGNDAGGDKRGEQSAALYIAKPQGGYEGRNDRWVDVRVDDHETPIDELERVFKIYDVTLLEREEPDETRDLSDGTAEQVAETLADLGFFDGTPSGTFDDDERDALEDFRGMNNFENHSIPVLEDALARGWDDADGDGEERMVDAIWHGLSRLDRK